In Rhodamnia argentea isolate NSW1041297 chromosome 4, ASM2092103v1, whole genome shotgun sequence, the following proteins share a genomic window:
- the LOC115727098 gene encoding PX domain-containing protein EREL1 isoform X2 has protein sequence MGLHRSLWEWIGALHLGNGMGGTPCGRMIIGRGGVTVLRYLRGSCCRNQETRILLWVQVGLQSPEGVTTVRGVLRRFNDFLRLFSDLKKAFPKKNLPPAPPKGLLRIKSRALLDERRCLLEEWMTKLLSDLDLSRSFAVASFLELEAAARSSFQDTNQNVPEALGSGNSSVSSHQAQNDSTLSVVAGGSSLTSDYGSDTAYENSELGTPTLGRHESSDVAVEEFSLDEDLPNPIDRLVKYGVSNIDEGLFMGEAILEQLEGFDRHKIHGNHVNISGKNLENGNISKVSYLAGNDLELFTEPDHFKVTGHTRKLSSDSISSDVSSLRGSESSNSGMPNSSGNGSAYLSGAVETSSAPEILGNAELHASGDGQVILPMDQRSKLNRVMFSFQRRLVTAKTDMEDLISRLNQEIAVKDYLMTKVKDLEVELETTKQKSKENLEQAILGERERFTQMQWDMEELRQRSYEMELKLKSKQDGESCSESTGASFSPQRDQLLQELDESKQQVGNWQKRYEELELRSKADLKVLVKEVKSLRNSQSHLKQELSQSLEEKRKVEKLLEEKEQMNQLCETALNKLLQECKTIHNVLQDCVVNITANDVKDLGSSSVEGMRFSSMLDDRIGRITTQAHMLAQEGHAAASDVYGDNGVNDNTRMVEDELKTTIANIIIDSSTLFRKQVNSVLQCSLNDVSETETAEAPHGKS, from the exons GGTTCAGGTTGGTTTACAATCTCCCGAAGGTGTTACGACTGTTCGTGGAGTGTTAAGAAGATTCAATGACTTTTTGAGGTTATTTTCTGAT CTTAAAAAAGCTTTTCCTAAGAAAAATCTTCCGCCAGCTCCTCCGAAGGGACTTTTGCGGATAAAGAGCAGGGCATTGTTGGATGAG AGAAGGTGCTTGTTGGAGGAGTGGATGACAAAGCTCTTGTCTGACCTTGACTTGTCGAGAAGTTTTGCGGTGGCGTCATTTCTTGAACTAGAAGCTGCTGCTAGATCTT CTTTTCAAGATACAAATCAAAATGTGCCAGAGGCATTGGGTTCTGGAAATAGTTCAGTATCATCACATCAGGCACAAAATGATTCAACGTTATCTGTTGTTGCCGGTGGTTCATCTCTCACATCGGATTATGGCAGTGATACTGCCTACGAGAACTCCGAACTTGGAACACCAACGTTAGGAAGACATGAAAGTTCTGATGTGGCTGTGGAGGAATTTTCTTTGGATGAAGACTTGCCTAATCCCATTGATAGACTTGTCAAATATGGAGTGTCTAATATTGATGAGGGTCTGTTCATGGGTGAAGCAATCTTAGAGCAGCTGGAAGGTTTTGATAGGCATAAAATTCATGGCAACCATGTAAATATCAGTGGAAAAAACTTGGAAAATGGAAATATCTCCAAAGTCTCGTACCTTGCGGGAAATGACTTAGAACTCTTCACAGAGCCAGATCATTTCAAGGTTACTGGCCATACACGGAAACTCTCTTCTGATAGCATTTCCAGTGATGTGAGCTCTCTTAGAGGTAGTGAATCATCAAACTCTGGAATGCCTAATTCATCTGGTAATGGCTCTGCTTACCTTTCTGGAGCTGTTGAAACTTCAAGTGCTCCAGAAATTCTTGGGAACGCGGAGCTGCATGCTTCAGGAGATGGCCAAGTCATCCTTCCGATGGATCAGCGCAGCAAATTGAATAGGGTCATGTTCTCCTTTCAACGAAGGCTAGTAACAGCAAAAACAGACATGGAGGATCTTATATCAAGATTAAACCAGGAAATTGCCGTGAAAGATTACCTTATGACAAAG GTTAAGGATTTGGAGGTGGAACTTGAAACTACGAAacaaaagagtaaagaaaaccTAGAACAAGCAAtattaggagagagagagagatttactcAAATGCAGTGGGATATGGAGGAATTACGACAAAGATCTTATGAGATGGAGTTGAAGTTAAAGTCTAAACAG GATGGTGAGTCATGTTCTGAGTCAACAGGAGCATCTTTTAGCCCACAGAGGGACCAGCTGCTTCAGGAGTTGGATGAAAGCAAACAGCAGGTTGGCAATTGGCAGAAAAGATATGAAGAGCTAGAACTAAGGTCAAAGGCAGATCTTAAAGTCCTGGTTAAAGAGGTGAAATCTCTCAGAAACTCCCAGAGTCATTTAAAGCAAGAGCTCAGTCAATCTctggaagaaaagagaaaagtcgAG AAACTCCTTGAAGAGAAAGAACAAATGAATCAACTATGTGAAACTGCCTTGAACAAACTGTTGCAAGAGTGTAAAACCATCCACAATGTACTGCAAGACTGCGTTGTCAATATCACTGCAAATGATGTAAAGGACCTTGGTTCTTCCTCTGTTGAAGGCATGCGATTCTCGTCTATGTTGGATGACCGAATTGGCCGTATAACTACACAG GCACATATGTTGGCCCAAGAAGGCCATGCTGCTGCTTCTGATGTATATGGAGATAATGGAGTAAATGACAACACAAGAATGGTTGAGGATGAATTGAAGACTACCATAGCAAACATCATTATCGATAGTAGCACTTTATTTAGAAAACAGGTAAACTCTGTCTTGCAATGTTCTCTTAATGATGTTTCTGAAACTGAGACAGCAGAGGCTCCTCACGGAAAATCCTAG
- the LOC115727099 gene encoding UDP-N-acetylglucosamine transporter UGNT1, whose product MALNSSKNHVLPVSDPPRDEERERLLKLDDKLFMGSAMTKRGAYAAVSYMTCAVLLVIFNKAALSSYSFPSANVITLLQMICSCSFLYALRKRKIINFTVGESSLGSDNTKLLVPLRTLVHTLPLSLAYLLYMLATMESVRGVNVPMYTTLRRTTVVFTMVAEWILAGQKYSSSVIGSVGLIVLGAFVAGARDLSFDFHGYFVVFLSNVTTAIYLATIARIGKSSGLNSFGLMWCNGIICGPILLFWTYIRGDIAMTLNFQYLYSPGFMVILLFSCVLAFFLNYCIFLNTTLNSAVTQTICGNLKDLFTIGLGWIIFGGLPFDLLNVVGQFLGFLGSGLYAYYKLMGK is encoded by the exons ATGGCGTTGAATTCATCGAAGAATCACGTGCTGCCGGTGTCGGATCCTCCGCGCGacgaggagagggagaggcttCTCAAGCTCGACGACAAGCTGTTCATGGGATCGGCCATGACCAAGAGGGGCGCTTACGCCGCTGTCTCCTACATGACCTGCGCAG TGCTCTTGGTGATCTTTAACAAAGCAGCTCTTTCTTCATACAGTTTCCCATCTGCGAATGTCATCACTCTGTTACAG ATGATATGTTCCTGTTCCTTTCTCTATGCACTGAGAAAGAGGAAGATAATCAACTTTACAGTAGGTGAATCTTCGCTTGGTTCAGATAATACCAAATTGCTTGTGCCATTGAGGACATTGGTTCATACTCTTCCTCTTTCACTCGCCTATTTGTTATACATG TTAGCCACTATGGAGTCTGTTCGTGGAGTAAATGTCCCAATGTATACCACTCTTAGGCGGACGACAGTGGTGTTTACAATGGTAGCAGAGTGGATTCTGGCAGGTCAGAAGTATTCATCTTCCGTCATTGGAAG TGTTGGATTGATCGTTCTTGGTGCATTTGTTGCGGGAGCAAGGGACTTGTCATTTGACTTTCATGGCTACTTTGTTGTCTTCTTGTCCAATGTTACCACAGCAATATATCTAGCAACGATAGCCCGCATtg GGAAATCTAGTGGGCTGAATAGCTTTGGCTTAATGTGGTGCAATG GGATCATTTGTGGACCAATACTACTGTTTTGGACATATATCAGGGGGGACATAGCAATGACGTTGAATTTTCAGTATCTTTACTCACCTGGTTTCATG GTTATCTTGCTTTTCTCATGCGTATTGGCTTTCTTTCTGAATTACTGTATATTCCTAAACACAACCCTTAATTCAGCTGTAACACAGACCATTTGCGGAAATCTAAAG gatcttTTTACAATTGGACTTGGCTGGATTATCTTTGGTGGGCTTCCATTTGATCTT TTGAATGTTGTTGGGCAATTTCTTGGTTTTCTCGGCTCTGGCTTGTATGCATATTATAAGCTCATGGGGAAGTGA
- the LOC115727097 gene encoding interaptin has product MELSTVLRSNLPSTSSPLYCDCQCYVRLKRKQQRLPFLSTPTWKNHSLYCVKSVLNNGNSRISDNGAAEPGRILLERLFAQTHKLEEMSKASGMPQDVQLDLNFEVLESDLHAALASLKKKEEDLVEAERKLVLEQSELNRATEDLEHREEVIAAALSRQEKLEWDLKQANLKLASQAREIQDLKLQLRDREQEIAASQSALSLKEDEIEKMKTELMKRSEDALMIESELKRKSQLLTEANEVITKQELELQELRRAVKEKEEELEFSMTLKKAEEDKLKVMEATLEKRTKEWLLVQEDLKKLSDEASKHAAESNETLEDLRRVTRLLVDVRTELISSQQSLVSSRQKMEEKEKLLEKEITELQEQKESIAAHMASLKDVQIEVESERVKLRVAEARNKELERDLSLEKELMEELQDQLTKERTSLQQAIQDKTLLQTELNRRNTEFQETQDLLRLKEGELVEAKLEIQHLSSQQTALQLMLEEKDVELFNTKKKLEELNREIEEHKGLMNGREDQLIRATNLLKEKEEHVQNMQNELIDTKLRCTDAESVVEQIVELTNRLVIPLEDKEYDVAKPLDVGGLRLQQLITLPTDDFRWKNKQLETEIDLTRENLRKKEMGLLDAQRALTLKDEELQTVLIRLDEREKELQRLKEEMTNDASDLRELYELAQQRVGEKSMGDLAIEKLQLEAAQLEVEAATSALEKLVEMTREFLGKASLSIEEDTSAISLHEEPSDVLTSLDEDNECFTEVKMEVAKLSALSEQLVKDAGIAIAAE; this is encoded by the exons ATGGAGTTGTCCACCGTTCTTCGTTCCAACCTTCCCTCCACTTCATCCCCTCTCTACTGCGACTGCCAG TGCTATGTGAGGCTTAAGAGGAAGCAGCAGAGACTACCTTTTCTGAGTACGCCAACTTGGAAGAACCACTCCTTGTATTGTGTGAAGTCAGTTTTGAATAACGGGAACTCAAGGATCAGTGATAATGGTGCGGCTGAACCTGGTAGAATTCTCCTCGAGAGATTATTTGCGCAAACACATAAGCTGGAAGAAATGAGCAAAGCTTCTGGAATGCCTCAGGATGTCCAGCTGGATCTGAATTTTGAAGTGTTAGAATCGGACCTCCATGCTGCTCTGGCTtctttgaagaagaaggaagaagatttAGTGGAGGCTGAGAGAAAGTTAGTGTTGGAGCAGAGTGAGTTGAATCGTGCAACGGAGGATTTGGAGCATCGGGAGGAAGTGATTGCTGCTGCTTTATCTAGGCAGGAGAAGTTGGAATGGGATTTGAAGCAGGCGAATTTGAAGTTAGCTTCTCAAGCTAGAGAGATACAAGATTTAAAGCTTCAACTAAGGGATAGGGAGCAGGAGATTGCAGCCTCTCAATCTGCATTATCCCTGAAAGAAGACGagatagaaaaaatgaaaactgaaCTAATGAAAAGAAGTGAAGATGCTTTGATGATTGAATCAGAACTTAAACGAAAATCCCAGCTCTTGACTGAAGCCAACGAAGTTATCACGAAGCAGGAACTTGAGCTTCAAGAACTTCGAAGAGCAGtcaaggagaaagaagaagaattagagTTTTCCATGACATTGAAGAAGGCAGAAGAAGACAAGCTAAAAGTAATGGAGGCTACTTTGGAGAAACGGACAAAAGAATGGTTGCTAGTGCAGGAGGATTTAAAGAAACTGTCGGATGAAGCCTCTAAACATGCTGCAGAATCTAATGAGACATTAGAGGATCTCAGAAGGGTGACAAGACTTCTTGTAGATGTGCGCACTGAATTGATATCGTCTCAACAATCTTTGGTTTCCTCAAGGCAGAaaatggaggagaaggagaagcttTTGGAAAAGGAAATAACAGAACTTCAAGAGCAGAAGGAAAGTATTGCTGCACACATGGCTAGTTTGAAGGATGTCCAAATAGAAGTAGAGAGTGAGCGAGTGAAACTTAGGGTTGCTGAAGCTCGAAACAAAGAGCTTGAGCGAGATTTATCACTGGAGAAAGAATTGATGGAGGAGTTACAGGATCAGCTGACGAAAGAGAGAACTTCTCTCCAGCAGGCAATTCAGGATAAGACCTTGCTGCAGACTGAGCTAAATAGGAGAAACACTGAATTTCAAGAAACCCAAGATCTTCTGAGGTTGAAAGAAGGAGAACTGGTGGAAGCCAAACTGGAAATTCAGCATTTGAGTTCCCAACAGACTGCTCTTCAGCTGATGTTAGAGGAGAAAGATGTTGAACTCTTTAACACAAAGAAGAAGTTGGAAGAATTAAACCGGGAAATTGAAGAGCACAAGGGACTCATGAATGGGAGAGAGGACCAGCTTATTCGGGCAACAAATCTGCTAAAGGAAAAGGAGGAGCATGTCCAGAACATGCAAAATGAGCTAATTGATACAAAATTGAGATGCACTGATGCTGAATCTGTTGTAGAGCAGATTGTGGAACTCACTAACAGACTAGTTATCCCCTTAGAGGATAAAGAATATGACGTAGCGAAACCCCTGGATGTGGGTGGTCTGAGGTTGCAACAGCTCATCACATTACCAACTGATGATTTTAGGTGGAAAAACAAACAGCTTGAAACTGAGATTGATTTAACTAGAGAAAACTtacgaaagaaagaaatgggacTTTTGGATGCACAAAGGGCTCTAACACTCAAGGACGAGGAACTCCAAACTGTCCTAATTAGACTAGATGAGAGGGAGAAGGAACTTCAAAGGTTGAAGGAAGAAATGACTAATGATGCTAGTGATCTCCGGGAACTGTATGAGTTGGCACAACAGAGAGTTGGCGAGAAGAGCATGGGGGACTTAGCTATTGAGAAACTTCAACTTGAGGCTGCCCAGCTGGAAGTTGAAGCTGCAACTAGTGCTCTTGAAAAGCTTGTGGAAATGACTCGAGAATTTTTAGGTAAAGCTAGTTTAAGCATTGAGGAGGACACCAGTGCCATTAGCCTCCATGAAGAACCCTCTGATGTCTTGACAAGTTTAGATGAGGACAATGAATGTTTTACCGAGGTAAAAATGGAGGTCGCAAAACTTTCGGCTCTGAGTGAACAGCTTGTGAAGGACGCTGGCATTGCTATTGCCGCAGAGTAA
- the LOC115727098 gene encoding PX domain-containing protein EREL1 isoform X1, giving the protein MQSRSPPKHRHDGTSPLPLGMDWSPPPRKWNGRDTLWPHDHRTGWSYCVTIPSWVLLPKSRDADPIVFYRVQVGLQSPEGVTTVRGVLRRFNDFLRLFSDLKKAFPKKNLPPAPPKGLLRIKSRALLDERRCLLEEWMTKLLSDLDLSRSFAVASFLELEAAARSSFQDTNQNVPEALGSGNSSVSSHQAQNDSTLSVVAGGSSLTSDYGSDTAYENSELGTPTLGRHESSDVAVEEFSLDEDLPNPIDRLVKYGVSNIDEGLFMGEAILEQLEGFDRHKIHGNHVNISGKNLENGNISKVSYLAGNDLELFTEPDHFKVTGHTRKLSSDSISSDVSSLRGSESSNSGMPNSSGNGSAYLSGAVETSSAPEILGNAELHASGDGQVILPMDQRSKLNRVMFSFQRRLVTAKTDMEDLISRLNQEIAVKDYLMTKVKDLEVELETTKQKSKENLEQAILGERERFTQMQWDMEELRQRSYEMELKLKSKQDGESCSESTGASFSPQRDQLLQELDESKQQVGNWQKRYEELELRSKADLKVLVKEVKSLRNSQSHLKQELSQSLEEKRKVEKLLEEKEQMNQLCETALNKLLQECKTIHNVLQDCVVNITANDVKDLGSSSVEGMRFSSMLDDRIGRITTQAHMLAQEGHAAASDVYGDNGVNDNTRMVEDELKTTIANIIIDSSTLFRKQVNSVLQCSLNDVSETETAEAPHGKS; this is encoded by the exons TTTTACAGGGTTCAGGTTGGTTTACAATCTCCCGAAGGTGTTACGACTGTTCGTGGAGTGTTAAGAAGATTCAATGACTTTTTGAGGTTATTTTCTGAT CTTAAAAAAGCTTTTCCTAAGAAAAATCTTCCGCCAGCTCCTCCGAAGGGACTTTTGCGGATAAAGAGCAGGGCATTGTTGGATGAG AGAAGGTGCTTGTTGGAGGAGTGGATGACAAAGCTCTTGTCTGACCTTGACTTGTCGAGAAGTTTTGCGGTGGCGTCATTTCTTGAACTAGAAGCTGCTGCTAGATCTT CTTTTCAAGATACAAATCAAAATGTGCCAGAGGCATTGGGTTCTGGAAATAGTTCAGTATCATCACATCAGGCACAAAATGATTCAACGTTATCTGTTGTTGCCGGTGGTTCATCTCTCACATCGGATTATGGCAGTGATACTGCCTACGAGAACTCCGAACTTGGAACACCAACGTTAGGAAGACATGAAAGTTCTGATGTGGCTGTGGAGGAATTTTCTTTGGATGAAGACTTGCCTAATCCCATTGATAGACTTGTCAAATATGGAGTGTCTAATATTGATGAGGGTCTGTTCATGGGTGAAGCAATCTTAGAGCAGCTGGAAGGTTTTGATAGGCATAAAATTCATGGCAACCATGTAAATATCAGTGGAAAAAACTTGGAAAATGGAAATATCTCCAAAGTCTCGTACCTTGCGGGAAATGACTTAGAACTCTTCACAGAGCCAGATCATTTCAAGGTTACTGGCCATACACGGAAACTCTCTTCTGATAGCATTTCCAGTGATGTGAGCTCTCTTAGAGGTAGTGAATCATCAAACTCTGGAATGCCTAATTCATCTGGTAATGGCTCTGCTTACCTTTCTGGAGCTGTTGAAACTTCAAGTGCTCCAGAAATTCTTGGGAACGCGGAGCTGCATGCTTCAGGAGATGGCCAAGTCATCCTTCCGATGGATCAGCGCAGCAAATTGAATAGGGTCATGTTCTCCTTTCAACGAAGGCTAGTAACAGCAAAAACAGACATGGAGGATCTTATATCAAGATTAAACCAGGAAATTGCCGTGAAAGATTACCTTATGACAAAG GTTAAGGATTTGGAGGTGGAACTTGAAACTACGAAacaaaagagtaaagaaaaccTAGAACAAGCAAtattaggagagagagagagatttactcAAATGCAGTGGGATATGGAGGAATTACGACAAAGATCTTATGAGATGGAGTTGAAGTTAAAGTCTAAACAG GATGGTGAGTCATGTTCTGAGTCAACAGGAGCATCTTTTAGCCCACAGAGGGACCAGCTGCTTCAGGAGTTGGATGAAAGCAAACAGCAGGTTGGCAATTGGCAGAAAAGATATGAAGAGCTAGAACTAAGGTCAAAGGCAGATCTTAAAGTCCTGGTTAAAGAGGTGAAATCTCTCAGAAACTCCCAGAGTCATTTAAAGCAAGAGCTCAGTCAATCTctggaagaaaagagaaaagtcgAG AAACTCCTTGAAGAGAAAGAACAAATGAATCAACTATGTGAAACTGCCTTGAACAAACTGTTGCAAGAGTGTAAAACCATCCACAATGTACTGCAAGACTGCGTTGTCAATATCACTGCAAATGATGTAAAGGACCTTGGTTCTTCCTCTGTTGAAGGCATGCGATTCTCGTCTATGTTGGATGACCGAATTGGCCGTATAACTACACAG GCACATATGTTGGCCCAAGAAGGCCATGCTGCTGCTTCTGATGTATATGGAGATAATGGAGTAAATGACAACACAAGAATGGTTGAGGATGAATTGAAGACTACCATAGCAAACATCATTATCGATAGTAGCACTTTATTTAGAAAACAGGTAAACTCTGTCTTGCAATGTTCTCTTAATGATGTTTCTGAAACTGAGACAGCAGAGGCTCCTCACGGAAAATCCTAG